One region of Triticum aestivum cultivar Chinese Spring chromosome 6B, IWGSC CS RefSeq v2.1, whole genome shotgun sequence genomic DNA includes:
- the LOC123137028 gene encoding heterogeneous nuclear ribonucleoprotein A0, translating to MAGYPEDNQHAMNGYEDEVEEVEEVDEEGRPGRRGRRDGGDGGGYGDAGGDDGRAGGGDSSGKIFVGGVAWETTEESFSKHFGKYGAITDSVIMKDKHTKMPRGFGFVTFSDPSVIDKVLEDEHNIDGRTVEVKRTVPREEMSSKEGPKTRKIFVGGLPSTLTEDDLRDHFSSYGNMVEHQIMVDHSTGRSRGFGFVTFESEDSVERVISEGRMRDLGGKQVEIKKAEPKKHGGDHSSNGRSSHSGGGGYRSSYRSGGAAGGGGSSSGGGGGGYGYGAGHRSAAAGSYYDSTGYGYGRGGYGAAAAAAAYGGNAGYGSGFGGGYGGSMYGGAYGAYGAYGGGAYGAGAYGGGAYGAGAYGGGAYGGGAPGGYGAGGYGSYGGGGGGAGAGAGGAAGGGGSAGGRGSSRYHPYGK from the exons ATGGCGGGTTACCCGGAGGACAACCAGCACGCCATGAACGGGTACGAGGATGAGGTCGAAgaagtggaggaggtcgacgaggagggcCGCCCGGGGCGGAGGGGACGGCGAGATGGGGGCGATGGTGGTGGCTATGGCGACGCCGGTGGGGATGACGGGAGGGCTGGGGGCGGTGACTCGTCGGG GAAGATTTTCGTCGGAGGCGTTGCATGGGAGACAACTGAAG AATCATTCTCCAAGCATTTTGGGAAGTATGGGGCTATAACTGATTCTGTAATTATGAAGGACAAGCATACTAAGATGCCTCGTGGATTTGGATTTGTTACATTTTCTGATCCATCTGTAATAGACAAGGTTTTGGAGGATGAACACAATATAGATGGAAGAACG GTTGAAGTCAAAAGGACAGTCCCGAGGGAAGAAATGTCCTCAAAAGAGGGCCCCAAGACAAGAAAGATCTTTGTTGGTGGGCTACCTTCGACACTAACCGAAG ATGATTTGAGGGATCACTTTTCCTCGTATGGCAACATGGTTGAACATCAGATAATGGTGGATCACAGCACTGGGCGTTCAAGAGGTTTTGGTTTTGTCACTTTTGAAAGTGAGGATTCTGTCGAAAGGGTCATATCTGAGGGAAGAATGCGTGATCTTGGTGGGAAGCAG GTTGAAATAAAGAAGGCTGAACCAAAGAAACATGGAGGTGATCACAGTAGCAATGGGAGATCTAGTCACTCTGGTGGTGGTGGTTACCGTAGTTCTTACCGTAGTGGTGGAGCTGCTGGTGGCGGCGGCAGtagcagtggtggtggtggtggcggctatGGCTATGGTGCTGGTCATCGATCTGCTGCTGCAGGAAGTTATTATGATAGCACGGGATATGGTTATGGTAGAGGAGGCTATGGTGccgcagccgctgccgccgcctatGGAGGCAATGCTGGATATGGGTCTGGTTTTGGTGGTGGCTATGGTGGCTCTATGTACGGTGGTGCTTATGGTGCATACGGAGCATATGGAGGCGGTGCCTATGGTGCGGGTGCTTACGGTGGCGGTGCCTATGGTGCGGGTGCTTATGGAGGTGGCGCCTATGGTGGCGGCGCTCCTGGTGGCTACGGTGCTGGTGGATATGGTAGttatgggggagggggagggggagcaggagcaggagcagggggtgctgctggtggtggtgggaGTGCAGGTGGTCGGGGCTCTAGCAGGTACCATCCCTATGGGAAATGA
- the LOC123137030 gene encoding transmembrane protein 258 isoform X2, whose translation MASISSPLPVAWYPALAVLTVAVGLMLTASFFIYEATVSTRSRSLAKELTTAAVASVFLGFGSLFVLLASGVYV comes from the exons ATG GCGTCGATCTCGAGCCCGCTGCCGGTGGCCTGGTACCCCGCGCTAGCCGTCCTCACGGTCGCCGTCGGCCTCATGCTCACCGCCTCCTTCTTCAT TTATGAAGCGACCGTATCCACGCGCAGCCGAAGCTTAGCCAAGGAGCTCACCACCGCAGCTGTTGCTTCCGTTTTTCTG GGTTTTGGATCTCTTTTTGTTCTCCTGGCAAGTGGTGTTTATGTCTGA
- the LOC123137030 gene encoding transmembrane protein 258 isoform X1, with protein sequence MQASISSPLPVAWYPALAVLTVAVGLMLTASFFIYEATVSTRSRSLAKELTTAAVASVFLGFGSLFVLLASGVYV encoded by the exons ATGCAGGCGTCGATCTCGAGCCCGCTGCCGGTGGCCTGGTACCCCGCGCTAGCCGTCCTCACGGTCGCCGTCGGCCTCATGCTCACCGCCTCCTTCTTCAT TTATGAAGCGACCGTATCCACGCGCAGCCGAAGCTTAGCCAAGGAGCTCACCACCGCAGCTGTTGCTTCCGTTTTTCTG GGTTTTGGATCTCTTTTTGTTCTCCTGGCAAGTGGTGTTTATGTCTGA